A genomic segment from Desulfonatronovibrio magnus encodes:
- a CDS encoding MFS transporter: MNNTKMASRREIFGWAMFDFANQAYTTLIITVIYGVLFTRVIVGDAPDFRVGNLLWSVSLCLSYAMVVIMAPVCGAIMDHSRSKKKFLFVSYVVTILTCFCLKFSCFFWGMPSPSSAPAPRNEVHLSNAGFTRNPSSRKRMLNHNWDSPR, from the coding sequence ATGAATAACACTAAAATGGCCTCACGCCGGGAAATATTCGGCTGGGCCATGTTTGATTTTGCCAATCAGGCCTATACCACCCTGATTATTACAGTTATATATGGTGTTCTGTTCACAAGGGTCATTGTGGGGGATGCCCCGGACTTTAGAGTTGGCAACCTGTTGTGGAGTGTTTCCTTATGTCTGAGTTACGCCATGGTGGTAATTATGGCTCCAGTCTGCGGAGCAATCATGGATCATTCCAGATCCAAAAAGAAATTTCTTTTTGTGAGTTATGTTGTAACAATCCTGACCTGCTTTTGTCTCAAATTTTCCTGTTTTTTCTGGGGAATGCCGAGCCCCAGCTCGGCGCCTGCACCGAGGAACGAGGTGCATTTGTCTAATGCTGGCTTTACCCGCAACCCAAGTAGCAGGAAAAGAATGCTGAACCATAACTGGGACAGTCCCCGGTGA
- a CDS encoding ATP-binding protein codes for MDELLYQYNPWWEGNLDLSGIRPRDQQVNSVISGMSGKRAVFLTGLRRVGKTTLMRLIIDRLIQGGTSPSDIFYVSLDDYLLRKQTILDTVTAYRVLHKKGTDHPVFLFLDEITYKEDYHIQLKNLLDREQVTIVASSSSASILRDKKAHLTGRSTSFEIQPLNFFEYMSFKNIKVARRDSSLLDSYFKDYMRQGGLPEHVLGSGREYLMGLVDDIIQKDIAAFYGLRDHQVLRDYFTLLMERSGKQISINKIGKILKISPDTSRRYLDYFRDTFLIHLVPRWGTTNERILSPKKVYVCDLAVKHLFIGDRDLGSYFENYVYLQLRRHTEVFYYRENGIEIDFLTRNGTLIEAKYNSRMEGAQLEGYQKHPAKRKIILDSVKALSSLDDLFKDNGEES; via the coding sequence ATGGATGAATTACTGTATCAGTACAATCCCTGGTGGGAAGGAAATCTCGATCTGTCCGGCATCAGGCCACGAGATCAACAGGTCAATTCGGTCATTTCCGGAATGTCGGGAAAAAGGGCCGTCTTTCTTACCGGGCTCAGGAGGGTTGGCAAAACAACATTAATGCGCCTGATTATTGACCGGCTCATCCAGGGCGGCACCAGTCCTTCTGATATTTTTTATGTCAGCCTGGACGACTATCTTCTTCGAAAACAAACAATTCTTGATACAGTCACAGCCTACAGGGTCCTGCATAAAAAGGGCACAGACCACCCGGTGTTTCTGTTCCTGGACGAGATAACCTATAAGGAGGATTATCATATCCAGCTCAAAAACCTACTTGACCGGGAGCAGGTGACAATTGTAGCCAGTTCATCCTCTGCGTCCATCCTTCGGGACAAAAAGGCCCATCTTACCGGACGTTCCACCAGTTTTGAGATCCAGCCCCTTAATTTTTTTGAGTACATGTCTTTCAAAAACATCAAAGTAGCCCGCCGGGACTCAAGCCTCCTGGACAGCTACTTTAAGGATTATATGCGCCAGGGCGGACTGCCAGAGCATGTCCTTGGATCCGGTCGGGAGTATCTCATGGGTCTTGTGGACGACATCATTCAAAAAGACATTGCCGCGTTTTACGGACTGAGGGACCATCAGGTTCTGAGGGATTATTTCACCCTGCTCATGGAACGCAGCGGAAAACAGATCAGTATCAACAAAATCGGAAAAATCCTTAAAATTTCCCCGGACACATCCAGAAGATACCTGGACTATTTCCGGGATACCTTTCTGATTCATCTCGTTCCCCGCTGGGGGACCACCAACGAAAGAATCCTTTCTCCAAAAAAGGTTTACGTATGTGACCTGGCTGTCAAACACCTCTTCATCGGAGACCGGGACCTGGGTAGTTATTTTGAAAATTATGTTTATTTGCAGCTTCGCAGACACACGGAAGTTTTCTATTATCGGGAGAATGGCATTGAAATTGACTTCCTGACCCGAAACGGAACCCTTATCGAGGCAAAATACAACTCCAGGATGGAGGGTGCTCAGCTTGAAGGTTATCAAAAGCATCCGGCAAAACGCAAAATCATCCTGGATTCCGTTAAAGCATTGTCAAGCCTTGATGATTTGTTCAAAGACAATGGTGAAGAAAGCTGA
- a CDS encoding GGDEF domain-containing response regulator: protein MNNYNIHKKKRSILIVDDDNTICVFLKSVLTKAGYEISLAPSGRQGVNEALTLKPDMVLMDIFLPDGNGINFCSEIKNNPELVNTHVIIITGKKRAAVDTAHGLNMGADDYMVKPLDSCEVLARVNALFRLTSIREELQKAKQSLEDITREYEMVFEGTQDAMFLICVEQNQQFRFMRTNKAHQDATGIALSQIRGKTPEELLGHDAGREIKQNYVRCVQGGIPVNYEETLNLPGGERTWHTTLTPVSENGSIRFIVGSSQDITERKKAEKMLRYLATTDELTGLWNRRYFSQALIKAIEGARRHDRTFSLLMLDIDHFKRINDSFGHAAGDEVLRHFGQIVTDELRIIDTTGRFGGEEFAVILPDTDLQGAEITAERIRKRVAGSPAVCGDVEVAFNVSIGVALWEKEMRSMDELIKKADDALYEAKRMGRNRTVVSK from the coding sequence ATGAATAATTACAATATACACAAAAAAAAGCGTTCAATACTAATAGTTGATGATGACAATACCATCTGTGTCTTTCTCAAAAGTGTTCTGACCAAAGCAGGATATGAAATCTCTTTGGCACCTTCGGGGCGGCAAGGAGTAAATGAAGCACTTACCCTGAAGCCTGATATGGTTTTGATGGATATTTTCCTGCCTGATGGAAACGGAATCAACTTTTGCTCTGAAATTAAGAATAATCCTGAACTGGTAAATACTCATGTCATCATTATTACAGGTAAAAAAAGGGCTGCAGTCGATACAGCACATGGGCTTAACATGGGGGCTGATGATTATATGGTAAAGCCTTTGGACAGCTGTGAAGTTTTAGCCAGGGTAAACGCCTTGTTCAGGTTAACCAGCATCAGGGAGGAGCTGCAAAAAGCTAAGCAGAGTCTGGAAGATATTACCAGAGAATATGAGATGGTGTTTGAGGGAACGCAGGATGCCATGTTTCTAATCTGTGTTGAACAAAATCAACAATTCCGGTTCATGCGCACCAATAAGGCACACCAGGATGCCACAGGGATTGCCCTCTCACAGATCAGAGGTAAGACTCCTGAAGAACTTCTGGGGCATGATGCTGGTAGAGAGATCAAACAAAATTATGTCAGATGTGTACAGGGAGGCATTCCAGTTAACTATGAAGAAACCCTGAATTTGCCTGGAGGAGAAAGGACCTGGCATACTACGCTTACCCCTGTGTCTGAAAATGGATCAATCAGATTTATTGTGGGATCATCTCAAGATATAACTGAACGAAAAAAAGCAGAGAAAATGCTTCGTTATCTGGCAACCACTGATGAGCTGACAGGCCTCTGGAACAGAAGATATTTTTCTCAGGCACTAATTAAAGCCATTGAAGGAGCACGTCGACACGATCGTACCTTTTCCTTGCTTATGCTGGATATAGACCATTTCAAGCGTATAAATGACAGCTTTGGTCATGCAGCCGGTGATGAAGTTTTAAGACATTTTGGCCAAATTGTCACTGATGAGCTGCGGATTATTGATACCACTGGAAGATTCGGCGGTGAAGAGTTTGCTGTAATTTTACCCGATACAGATCTGCAAGGTGCTGAAATAACAGCTGAAAGAATCAGGAAGCGAGTAGCAGGCAGTCCAGCTGTTTGTGGTGATGTTGAAGTAGCATTTAATGTCAGTATAGGTGTGGCATTATGGGAAAAGGAAATGAGAAGCATGGATGAGTTGATAAAAAAAGCAGATGATGCCTTGTATGAAGCCAAACGCATGGGCAGGAATAGAACTGTGGTTAGCAAATGA
- a CDS encoding PAS domain S-box protein — protein sequence MKDLIKLFKSPFSLSILMFLVLLLLSTLLYLNRAQSNHAAGYLKAQSEHQEKVWQSILLKKQSGMQAYFDAYIMTQGVLEILESISFDDQQTREDARTRLFQLLNPLYQDLLSKRNIQQLHFHTPEGKSFLRFHYPEKHSDPLKHIRPTIRIANTELKFSAGFETGRVVSGFRNVFPIIHNGVHMGSVELSQPIEAFRSAMARMNPDREYTFIINASSVESKLFDEQRYLYEPSPVHPDWYFEDPHRVLPHAPPPLSDNAHDLLHLLSTKETAQHILENGISESVSLRLYGHPYSATFTPVRDTQEKATAFLISFAPADELKVAQQHFWAVGIISSLLFLLLFWAFFRILKDKESLGDEQKKLIAITETMGEGLYVMDKQGRITFANSAAGRMLGYQPEEMIGQVGHDLFHHHNEDNYIPIDDCPLFQAVINGKNYSNEEYFRRKNGTLFPIDITSTPLVNGSQIVGVVSVFSDITQKKENERKIQENELFLNSIFESIQDGISVLEPDLTIRHVNRFMEKWYVDNLPLVGEKCYEAFHNRAGHCEPCPSLRCINSMKVEREQVQGLPGTGKWFEVFSYPMMDCSTGKVSGIIEFVRDITKQKNAQDALEQSEKLLSTILEEAPINIWLVDLDQKPLIVNKAFRENTGFSTQNPSITQDELVKCLETDQKALESDGPVYFDEEVTFTDGCKHLLKTMKIRLSKPDGSIIGVLGIGLDVTEAKKYEHELTKAWQAAREASKAKSDFLANMSHEIRTPMTGIMGALKMLASKKFDNSTLQLINMTMESAQSLGSIIDDILDLSKVEAGKLLLDKKQFSIVDVVERVINLYAIPVQEKNLSLSCELPPDLPEVVVGDPLRLEQILRNLVSNAVKFTNSGSITVRANIVVRSHDQIQILFEVQDTGAGISKAFLPRVFDGFAQSESTYSRQVKGTGLGLSICKKFIDLMGGEISVSSRLGKGSTFQFSLPFKLPDKDMILDRPEPSLEKGSVSLSKSLKVLVAEDVPLNQKYIKFILESAGHKSVFVHNGEEAVKAFKNDRFDVILMDIQMPGMDGIQATRKIRELEKQESRAIDSSKEVERSVSESKESAGSESLKPGKSQTPIIALTAYVMAEQKADILASGMDGFVSKPINPDILFQEIELVLKGRVKSGFEEDNTQEDVDLDQDDVIIDHDCVESRYMGDTELWETLFSGFVTDELPNYVQGFQKSMKNNDLKDIQRQAHKLKSAMGTICAASGLKAASNLEQAANAEMDVSNTLEAVLQELELLKNYHESYFSSES from the coding sequence ATGAAAGATCTAATAAAGCTGTTTAAATCACCATTTTCATTGTCAATACTGATGTTTCTCGTGTTACTTTTGTTGTCGACCTTGTTGTATCTGAATCGTGCCCAGAGCAATCATGCTGCTGGTTACCTCAAAGCACAATCAGAACACCAGGAAAAAGTCTGGCAATCAATCTTACTAAAGAAACAGTCAGGTATGCAGGCCTATTTTGATGCTTACATCATGACCCAGGGTGTCCTGGAAATACTTGAATCCATATCCTTTGATGACCAGCAAACCAGAGAAGATGCAAGAACCAGACTCTTCCAGCTGCTGAATCCTTTATACCAGGACCTGCTGAGTAAACGAAATATTCAGCAGCTGCACTTTCACACCCCTGAAGGTAAAAGCTTTCTTCGCTTTCATTATCCTGAAAAACACAGCGATCCTCTAAAGCATATCAGGCCGACCATCAGAATTGCCAATACTGAACTGAAATTTTCTGCAGGCTTTGAAACAGGAAGAGTGGTTTCAGGGTTTCGCAATGTATTTCCAATTATCCATAATGGAGTCCACATGGGCAGTGTTGAGCTGAGCCAGCCCATTGAGGCCTTCAGGTCAGCCATGGCCCGGATGAATCCAGACAGAGAATACACATTTATTATCAATGCGTCATCAGTGGAGTCCAAACTTTTTGATGAACAAAGATACCTTTATGAACCATCTCCAGTTCATCCGGACTGGTACTTTGAAGACCCCCACAGGGTGCTGCCTCATGCTCCTCCTCCTTTGTCTGACAACGCACATGATCTGTTGCATCTTCTCTCAACTAAGGAAACTGCTCAACACATACTTGAAAACGGTATTTCCGAATCAGTTTCCCTGCGGCTATATGGACATCCATACAGTGCGACTTTTACCCCGGTTAGGGATACGCAGGAAAAAGCAACAGCGTTTTTGATTTCGTTTGCTCCTGCTGATGAACTCAAGGTGGCGCAGCAGCATTTTTGGGCGGTTGGAATTATTTCCTCTTTATTGTTTCTTCTGCTTTTTTGGGCCTTTTTCAGGATATTGAAAGATAAAGAATCTCTCGGTGATGAACAAAAAAAGCTCATAGCCATAACCGAAACCATGGGAGAGGGGCTTTACGTCATGGATAAGCAGGGCCGGATTACTTTTGCCAATTCAGCTGCCGGCAGGATGTTGGGCTATCAGCCTGAAGAAATGATTGGACAGGTGGGACATGATCTGTTTCATCATCACAATGAAGATAATTATATTCCCATAGATGATTGTCCTTTGTTTCAGGCAGTGATTAACGGGAAAAATTACTCTAATGAAGAATACTTCCGGCGTAAGAATGGGACCTTGTTTCCTATTGACATTACGTCTACCCCCTTAGTGAATGGTTCACAAATTGTTGGTGTGGTTTCCGTGTTCAGCGATATTACTCAAAAAAAGGAAAATGAACGTAAGATTCAGGAGAATGAACTGTTTTTAAACAGTATATTTGAGAGCATTCAGGATGGCATAAGTGTGCTTGAACCAGACCTGACCATCAGGCACGTCAACAGGTTTATGGAAAAATGGTACGTGGATAACCTGCCTCTTGTGGGAGAAAAATGTTATGAGGCTTTCCATAACAGAGCCGGACATTGTGAGCCGTGTCCTTCCCTGCGCTGCATAAACAGCATGAAGGTAGAAAGGGAACAAGTGCAGGGCCTCCCAGGCACCGGCAAGTGGTTTGAAGTCTTTTCATATCCCATGATGGATTGCAGCACAGGCAAAGTCTCAGGAATTATTGAGTTTGTGCGCGATATAACCAAACAGAAAAACGCGCAGGATGCCTTGGAGCAAAGTGAAAAACTGCTCTCAACCATTCTCGAGGAAGCTCCAATTAATATCTGGCTGGTAGATCTGGATCAGAAACCTCTCATTGTAAACAAAGCTTTCCGGGAGAATACTGGTTTTTCAACCCAAAACCCAAGCATTACTCAAGATGAACTTGTAAAATGTCTTGAAACTGATCAAAAGGCTCTGGAAAGTGATGGTCCGGTTTACTTTGATGAGGAAGTAACTTTTACAGACGGTTGTAAGCACCTCCTTAAAACCATGAAAATCAGACTTTCTAAGCCTGATGGAAGCATTATCGGAGTTTTGGGCATAGGTCTTGATGTTACTGAAGCCAAAAAATATGAGCATGAGTTGACTAAAGCCTGGCAGGCTGCGAGAGAAGCGTCCAAAGCCAAAAGTGATTTTCTGGCCAATATGAGTCACGAGATACGTACCCCCATGACCGGGATAATGGGGGCCTTAAAAATGCTGGCATCAAAGAAGTTTGATAACAGTACGCTACAGCTCATTAACATGACTATGGAGTCAGCACAATCTCTGGGCAGCATAATTGATGACATCCTTGACCTGTCCAAGGTTGAGGCCGGAAAACTTTTGTTAGATAAAAAGCAGTTTTCTATTGTGGATGTCGTTGAAAGGGTCATTAATTTGTATGCCATTCCGGTTCAGGAAAAAAATCTGTCACTGAGTTGTGAATTACCTCCTGATCTGCCTGAGGTGGTTGTTGGAGACCCGTTGCGTCTGGAGCAGATCTTGAGAAATCTGGTCAGCAATGCTGTAAAATTTACCAATAGCGGTTCCATCACTGTCAGGGCCAATATTGTGGTTAGAAGCCATGATCAGATACAGATTTTGTTTGAGGTGCAAGACACTGGAGCAGGTATCTCAAAAGCATTTTTGCCCAGGGTTTTTGACGGTTTTGCCCAGTCTGAAAGCACTTATTCCAGACAGGTTAAAGGAACAGGCCTTGGACTTTCCATCTGCAAAAAATTTATTGACTTGATGGGCGGTGAAATATCAGTCAGCAGCAGGCTGGGAAAAGGGAGCACCTTTCAATTTAGCTTGCCATTTAAGTTACCTGACAAAGATATGATCTTAGACAGACCAGAGCCTTCTCTTGAGAAGGGCAGTGTTTCTTTATCAAAATCACTTAAGGTTCTGGTGGCTGAAGATGTTCCTCTTAACCAGAAATACATCAAATTTATCCTGGAAAGCGCCGGGCATAAGTCAGTGTTTGTCCATAATGGAGAAGAGGCGGTCAAGGCTTTTAAAAATGACAGGTTTGATGTCATTCTCATGGATATTCAGATGCCCGGAATGGACGGAATTCAGGCAACCAGAAAGATAAGGGAACTGGAAAAACAAGAATCCAGGGCAATAGACTCATCAAAAGAAGTAGAACGTTCTGTTTCTGAATCCAAGGAATCAGCCGGGTCTGAGAGTTTAAAACCCGGCAAAAGCCAGACTCCCATTATTGCTCTTACTGCTTATGTCATGGCAGAGCAAAAAGCGGATATCCTGGCCTCAGGAATGGATGGCTTTGTATCCAAACCCATAAATCCGGATATTCTTTTTCAAGAGATTGAACTTGTTTTAAAGGGTAGAGTGAAGTCTGGTTTTGAAGAAGATAATACTCAGGAAGATGTTGATCTTGATCAGGATGATGTGATCATTGATCACGACTGTGTTGAGAGTCGCTACATGGGGGATACAGAACTATGGGAAACATTGTTTTCCGGATTTGTCACGGATGAATTGCCAAACTATGTTCAAGGATTTCAAAAAAGCATGAAAAATAATGATCTAAAGGACATCCAGCGACAGGCCCATAAGCTCAAAAGCGCTATGGGCACCATCTGTGCTGCAAGTGGCCTTAAAGCTGCTTCTAATCTTGAGCAGGCCGCTAATGCTGAGATGGATGTCTCTAACACTCTTGAAGCTGTTCTTCAGGAGCTTGAGCTATTAAAAAATTATCATGAATCATATTTCAGCAGTGAAAGTTGA
- a CDS encoding PAS domain-containing sensor histidine kinase, protein MIASKITRNDNAVLMYLVMLIACFILGLATITFIHKHFVLLQENLEKDKANQRIAVIIGEDITHKILKLENYYTAMSSTHSNHMVDLLSSKYLHGLQVIESAMDILRYGGVYNRTIDLNLEEYNQITQQYEYSPTDPELAMLVQIELCPKIDTAANTVNELANMVRMRNNALNKPDSYVQLSRQVFRKTMSGPPLFQRMREDAGRVFLNSIMEMERLEDLAVLRSSRYQTIEWTVIAGIFLSIVLLTAVIVGRIKKIIDFQRESAAEAEAAHERLMTVLDGLGTSVYVVDIDSYDILYANRQSKKEWGDISGKKCWQAVHGRTAPCDHCSNEEYIVNNGDNFTLQREVFNEKTGKWYDCRERHLKWIDGRKVKLQAATDIAERKEAEQKLRNSEETLRTLVENIDAGIVVVDPDTHQITMVNPHASGLIGLPKGKVIHKLCHNFICPAEPGKCPITDLGQEVDKSERLLLNCNGERIPILKSVRKVTYQGRLQLLETFVDITDRKKAEQELISARKQAEEASQAKTEFMANMSHEIRTPLNGIIGVLQLLGGLDLDPDDMSMLDMANASARRLASLLSNILEISKIESGSMVISKTKIRPADLCDFVNDIFLLQAIEKKIAFECHVDTNVPQVFMGDKSRIEIVLFNLVGNALKFTDKGKVSLTISQLPQVIKDKKRIMFVVSDTGKGIHENDMEGLFQPFVQKDGSFTRSHEGAGLGLAVVKKVVDHLGGNISVDSEPDKGTTFIVVLPFVEKAEGGKAEG, encoded by the coding sequence ATGATTGCTTCAAAAATTACGAGAAATGACAATGCAGTATTGATGTACTTAGTCATGTTAATTGCCTGTTTTATCCTGGGACTGGCTACAATAACATTTATTCACAAGCATTTTGTGCTTCTTCAAGAAAACCTGGAAAAAGACAAGGCCAACCAGCGTATAGCAGTGATAATTGGAGAAGACATTACACATAAAATTTTGAAGCTGGAAAATTACTATACAGCAATGTCCTCCACCCACTCCAACCACATGGTGGACCTTTTAAGCTCAAAATATTTGCATGGGCTCCAGGTTATTGAGTCAGCAATGGATATCCTGCGCTATGGAGGTGTCTATAATAGAACCATTGATTTAAACCTGGAAGAATATAATCAGATTACTCAACAATATGAATATAGTCCAACTGATCCTGAGTTGGCAATGCTTGTCCAGATTGAACTGTGTCCGAAAATCGACACTGCTGCGAACACTGTTAATGAATTGGCAAATATGGTCAGAATGCGCAACAATGCACTGAACAAGCCTGACTCTTATGTTCAATTATCGAGACAGGTTTTCAGAAAGACCATGTCCGGGCCTCCATTGTTTCAAAGGATGCGCGAAGATGCGGGCCGTGTCTTTTTAAACAGCATTATGGAAATGGAACGACTGGAAGATTTGGCCGTGTTACGCTCCAGCCGTTACCAGACAATTGAGTGGACTGTAATTGCTGGAATATTTTTGTCTATTGTCCTTTTGACAGCAGTGATAGTAGGCAGGATAAAAAAGATAATTGATTTTCAGCGTGAATCTGCTGCTGAAGCAGAAGCAGCTCATGAAAGGCTGATGACGGTTCTTGATGGGCTCGGTACTTCTGTATACGTGGTGGATATTGATTCTTATGATATTCTTTACGCCAACCGTCAGAGCAAAAAAGAATGGGGTGATATTTCCGGTAAGAAATGCTGGCAGGCGGTGCATGGCAGAACTGCACCATGCGATCACTGCAGCAACGAAGAATATATTGTCAATAATGGAGACAACTTTACCCTGCAAAGAGAGGTGTTCAATGAAAAGACCGGGAAGTGGTATGACTGCAGGGAGCGTCATTTAAAATGGATAGACGGTCGAAAAGTCAAGCTCCAGGCAGCAACAGATATTGCTGAACGCAAGGAAGCTGAACAAAAACTAAGAAATAGTGAGGAAACTCTTAGAACACTGGTGGAAAACATTGACGCCGGAATAGTTGTGGTTGATCCGGATACGCATCAAATAACCATGGTCAACCCTCATGCTTCAGGCCTTATTGGACTCCCGAAAGGTAAGGTAATCCATAAATTATGCCACAACTTTATCTGCCCGGCAGAGCCAGGCAAGTGCCCTATAACAGATCTTGGTCAGGAAGTAGACAAGTCCGAAAGGCTGCTTCTTAATTGCAATGGGGAGCGTATTCCTATTCTAAAGTCAGTAAGAAAGGTTACCTACCAGGGCCGCCTTCAGCTTCTGGAAACCTTTGTCGACATAACCGACAGAAAAAAAGCTGAGCAGGAACTTATATCAGCAAGAAAGCAGGCTGAAGAAGCCAGTCAGGCCAAAACAGAATTCATGGCCAACATGAGCCATGAGATACGTACTCCGCTCAATGGCATCATTGGTGTTCTGCAGCTACTTGGAGGTCTGGACCTGGATCCTGACGATATGAGTATGCTGGACATGGCTAATGCTTCAGCCCGGAGACTTGCCAGCCTTTTGTCCAATATCCTTGAGATATCCAAAATAGAGTCTGGAAGCATGGTGATTTCAAAAACAAAAATCAGGCCTGCAGACTTATGTGACTTTGTAAATGATATTTTTCTACTGCAGGCCATTGAAAAAAAGATTGCCTTTGAATGTCATGTTGATACCAATGTTCCTCAGGTTTTTATGGGAGACAAGTCCAGAATTGAAATTGTTCTTTTCAACCTGGTTGGCAATGCCCTGAAATTTACTGACAAAGGAAAAGTTTCCCTGACAATTTCTCAGCTTCCTCAGGTGATAAAGGACAAGAAAAGAATCATGTTTGTTGTATCTGATACAGGCAAGGGGATTCATGAAAATGACATGGAAGGATTATTTCAGCCTTTTGTACAAAAGGATGGAAGTTTTACCAGATCTCACGAAGGTGCCGGTCTGGGACTGGCTGTGGTCAAAAAGGTGGTGGATCATCTTGGAGGAAACATATCTGTGGACAGCGAACCAGATAAAGGTACTACTTTTATTGTTGTTTTGCCATTTGTTGAAAAGGCTGAGGGTGGGAAGGCTGAAGGCTGA
- a CDS encoding substrate-binding domain-containing protein, with translation MSVKIMMLIVMSLMFFSGCSEDSSRYAEEKPRLLVYTGVTMVNPMVELAAIVESKCACRITILQDASSNHFNAIKALQQGDLFLPGDESFIEQAAEKGFISQTVLVGFNRAAIMVNRGNPLGLKGDPAELLNPEYAVVLADPELGSIGRETTAVFARKGLAEEILDNIMYYAADSKGVTMAIVRGQAHAGINWYAPSVWDENKEHVQALLMDEKYAPPRALILAKLSFSKHAEEALVFMEIASGPIGKAIFRKHGFILEEDSL, from the coding sequence ATGTCAGTTAAAATTATGATGCTTATTGTGATGAGCTTGATGTTTTTTTCAGGCTGCTCTGAAGATAGCTCCAGATATGCTGAAGAAAAACCAAGGCTCTTAGTCTATACCGGTGTGACCATGGTCAATCCTATGGTGGAGCTGGCTGCAATCGTGGAATCCAAGTGCGCCTGCCGGATTACAATTCTTCAGGATGCCTCGAGCAACCATTTCAATGCGATTAAGGCTCTTCAACAGGGGGATCTTTTTCTTCCCGGTGATGAGTCATTTATAGAACAGGCAGCAGAAAAAGGATTCATTTCGCAAACAGTGCTGGTGGGATTTAACCGGGCTGCTATTATGGTGAACAGGGGAAATCCTCTCGGGCTTAAAGGCGATCCTGCGGAGCTGCTAAACCCTGAGTACGCAGTTGTGCTGGCTGATCCTGAGCTGGGGAGCATAGGCAGGGAAACTACGGCAGTATTTGCCCGCAAGGGACTGGCAGAGGAAATCCTGGACAATATTATGTATTATGCAGCTGACTCTAAGGGAGTAACTATGGCCATAGTCAGGGGACAAGCCCATGCTGGAATCAACTGGTATGCACCTTCGGTCTGGGATGAAAATAAAGAGCATGTTCAGGCCCTGCTCATGGATGAAAAATACGCCCCTCCAAGAGCACTTATACTTGCTAAACTTTCTTTTTCAAAGCACGCTGAGGAGGCTTTGGTTTTTATGGAAATAGCTTCAGGCCCCATTGGTAAAGCTATCTTTAGAAAACATGGTTTTATTCTGGAAGAGGACTCGCTTTAA